One window of the Pelotomaculum isophthalicicum JI genome contains the following:
- the hcp gene encoding hydroxylamine reductase → MMFCFQCEQTAGGKGCAKVGVCGKQPDVAGKQDELTCALVGLARAAQGKTPDKNTDALVMQGLFATLTNVNFDGSRIDELKSLVQTEKAKLGGVADLDSDTLWQGDPDIVSLRSTLLFGLRGMAAYAWHARALGKNDDEVTSWLYHGLRAIGEEHSVDEWLGLLMEFGQVNLKCMALLDEANTSSYGHPVPVKVPTTIEKGPFIVITGHDLHDLKQLLEQTEGKGINIYTNGEMLPAHGYPELKKYPHLKGNFGTAWHNQKKEFDGIPAPVIYTTNCLMPPLPTYSDRIFTTDAVGYPGIEHIPGDNGRKDFTPVINKALELGGWAEDKKLTGINGGSALMTGFARNTVLGVADKVIDAVKTGAIKHFFLVGGCDGARAGRNYYTEFVKKTPKDTVILTLACGKFRFNDLDIGEIGGLPRIMDMGQCNDAYSAIQVAIALAGAFNCGVNELPLTLVLSWYEQKAVSILLTLLSLGIKNIYLGPTLPAFISPNVLNVLVEKFDIKPISNPEADLEAILG, encoded by the coding sequence ATGATGTTTTGTTTTCAATGCGAGCAAACGGCAGGTGGAAAAGGTTGCGCTAAAGTAGGCGTGTGCGGCAAACAGCCGGATGTCGCCGGCAAGCAGGACGAATTAACCTGTGCCCTGGTAGGACTTGCCCGTGCCGCGCAAGGCAAGACCCCGGACAAGAATACGGACGCTCTGGTCATGCAGGGGCTTTTCGCGACACTCACCAATGTCAACTTTGACGGGAGCCGTATTGACGAGCTAAAAAGCCTTGTTCAAACTGAAAAAGCAAAACTGGGCGGAGTGGCGGACCTGGACTCCGACACTCTCTGGCAAGGTGATCCGGATATTGTATCACTTCGCTCCACTCTGCTTTTCGGGCTGCGCGGCATGGCGGCTTACGCGTGGCATGCGCGTGCGCTGGGCAAAAATGACGATGAAGTGACCTCCTGGTTATACCATGGGTTGCGTGCTATCGGCGAGGAACATTCAGTTGACGAGTGGCTGGGCTTGTTGATGGAGTTCGGCCAGGTCAACCTCAAGTGCATGGCCTTGCTTGACGAAGCCAATACTTCATCATATGGGCATCCCGTGCCGGTCAAGGTCCCCACAACAATTGAAAAAGGGCCGTTCATCGTGATCACCGGCCATGATCTGCATGACTTGAAGCAGCTTCTCGAACAGACTGAGGGCAAAGGTATAAACATTTACACCAACGGCGAAATGCTGCCCGCCCATGGCTATCCCGAATTGAAGAAATACCCGCATCTAAAAGGTAATTTCGGGACTGCCTGGCACAATCAGAAAAAGGAATTTGACGGCATACCGGCCCCGGTTATCTATACAACTAACTGTCTGATGCCGCCTCTGCCTACATATTCAGACAGGATCTTCACCACCGACGCCGTAGGCTACCCGGGCATCGAACACATACCGGGAGACAATGGCCGGAAAGATTTCACCCCGGTAATAAATAAAGCCCTTGAACTGGGCGGCTGGGCGGAAGACAAGAAGCTAACCGGCATCAACGGCGGTTCGGCACTGATGACCGGGTTTGCCCGCAACACTGTGCTTGGTGTTGCCGATAAAGTAATCGACGCAGTCAAAACAGGCGCTATCAAACATTTCTTCCTTGTTGGCGGTTGCGACGGCGCCAGGGCAGGCAGGAACTACTATACCGAATTTGTCAAAAAGACCCCGAAGGACACAGTCATCTTGACTCTAGCCTGCGGCAAGTTCCGCTTCAACGATCTGGACATTGGTGAAATCGGCGGCCTGCCGCGCATTATGGACATGGGCCAGTGCAACGACGCGTATTCCGCCATCCAGGTGGCAATCGCCCTTGCCGGCGCCTTTAACTGCGGGGTTAATGAACTGCCTCTGACACTTGTTCTCTCGTGGTACGAACAGAAAGCCGTGAGCATACTGCTGACGCTCCTGTCACTGGGTATAAAAAACATCTACCTTGGGCCCACACTGCCAGCGTTTATTTCACCGAATGTGCTGAACGTTTTGGTTGAAAAATTTGACATAAAGCCCATCAGTAACCCGGAAGCGGATTTAGAAGCGATTCTTGGATAG